Proteins found in one Mucilaginibacter gracilis genomic segment:
- a CDS encoding plasmid mobilization protein → MESELLKHEIKTRVNDAKFDQLTDLLNKSECRNMSELVRHILYNRPVILLHRDKSLDLLIEELSGIRKELRSIGININQITRSFNTFKEQDQKLYYALGAAEQYKIVGGKIDQLFNIITKLSEQWSPK, encoded by the coding sequence ATGGAAAGTGAACTATTAAAACACGAGATCAAAACAAGGGTGAACGATGCCAAATTCGATCAGCTAACCGATCTTCTGAATAAGTCGGAATGCCGGAATATGAGCGAGCTGGTCAGGCATATTTTATACAACCGGCCAGTGATTTTATTACACCGGGATAAGTCTTTAGACTTGCTGATCGAGGAACTTTCAGGCATCCGTAAAGAACTGCGTTCAATCGGAATTAACATTAACCAGATCACCCGGTCGTTCAACACATTCAAAGAGCAGGACCAAAAACTTTATTACGCTTTAGGCGCGGCGGAGCAATACAAAATAGTAGGTGGCAAGATCGATCAACTCTTTAATATCATTACCAAACTATCGGAACAATGGTCGCCAAAATAG
- a CDS encoding ParA family protein yields the protein MSKIITIAHQKGGVGKSTLAINLALCFQDQLSVAIVDIDPQGSLLHIKDDFPQLSIIGESNLQNIRQLAFDLIIVDTPPYLSNLLPELFESSDFIVVPTKAGFFDVMAIRSTLALIKAAKVKIPTLKAAIILNMIKPRAGITNDVIDLLATMNTPILKTMIHDRVSIASSAITSGIINGKDQKAKEEITSLAEEIVDLIST from the coding sequence ATGTCAAAAATAATCACAATTGCGCATCAGAAGGGCGGAGTAGGTAAAAGCACATTGGCTATCAATCTTGCCCTTTGTTTTCAGGACCAACTATCTGTGGCGATAGTCGATATTGACCCGCAAGGCAGTCTTCTACACATCAAAGATGATTTTCCGCAATTATCTATCATTGGTGAAAGCAACCTGCAAAATATCCGGCAACTTGCTTTCGACCTGATCATAGTGGATACACCGCCCTATCTGTCAAACCTGCTACCGGAGTTATTTGAAAGCTCTGATTTTATAGTCGTTCCAACCAAGGCCGGTTTTTTCGACGTGATGGCAATCCGTTCAACGTTGGCTCTGATAAAAGCTGCCAAGGTGAAAATCCCGACATTAAAGGCCGCAATTATATTGAACATGATCAAACCAAGGGCAGGCATTACAAATGATGTAATTGACCTTTTAGCAACCATGAATACACCCATCCTAAAGACTATGATTCATGATCGTGTGAGCATCGCCAGCTCAGCCATAACTTCCGGAATAATTAATGGCAAAGATCAGAAAGCAAAAGAAGAGATTACTTCACTTGCAGAGGAAATTGTTGATCTCATTTCTACATAA
- a CDS encoding AAA family ATPase, translated as MKARTQKLTDGVFYQTQSTFRSIEKLSEEGEHLSDPGLLFGRYIPQASLIHFPSQRGVGKSWLCMQICMAVAGEWGSFLGEEINRHGNTLYVNHELSPNTMRRRSRKLYGALPQPLKNNYKALVFTTRAGLNMELANIIGYVEKYNPVLIVIDNLRMAFTETDLNNSRESTRVMNMLLAICDTSGAALIVTDHFRKHTNGQLTGSDLQSGSGIKTDLSDGDFFLRRSSQDKTLRILKRDKSRHFEESEDAKLIRLNPETLWFELVEDNVNEAEHIGLSGLKEKDEQKDMAQLLRSQGKNIVEIAKILGKGKSTIHRWLKTEEE; from the coding sequence ATGAAAGCCAGAACACAAAAGTTGACAGATGGCGTGTTTTATCAAACACAATCTACATTCAGATCCATTGAGAAACTTTCGGAGGAAGGAGAACATTTGAGTGATCCCGGCTTGCTGTTTGGCAGGTATATCCCACAGGCAAGCCTTATTCATTTTCCCTCGCAACGGGGTGTCGGCAAATCGTGGCTTTGTATGCAAATCTGTATGGCCGTTGCGGGAGAGTGGGGGAGCTTCTTAGGTGAGGAAATAAACCGTCATGGCAACACCCTGTATGTCAACCACGAGCTCAGCCCAAACACCATGAGAAGGCGCAGCAGAAAACTTTACGGCGCTCTTCCTCAGCCACTAAAGAATAATTACAAGGCTTTGGTATTTACCACCCGCGCAGGGCTGAATATGGAGCTTGCAAACATTATTGGATATGTCGAAAAATACAATCCGGTATTGATCGTGATCGACAACTTACGAATGGCCTTCACAGAAACAGACCTGAACAATAGCCGGGAAAGTACAAGGGTAATGAACATGTTGCTGGCTATTTGCGACACCTCCGGTGCAGCGCTGATCGTTACCGACCACTTTCGCAAACACACCAACGGCCAGCTAACCGGCAGCGACCTGCAGAGCGGTTCGGGTATTAAAACCGACTTGTCGGATGGTGATTTTTTCCTGCGGCGCAGTAGCCAGGATAAAACATTAAGGATTTTAAAACGAGATAAGTCCCGGCATTTTGAAGAATCAGAAGATGCAAAATTGATTCGGTTAAATCCTGAAACCTTATGGTTTGAGCTGGTCGAAGATAATGTTAACGAGGCCGAGCATATTGGATTGAGCGGATTAAAAGAGAAGGACGAACAAAAGGATATGGCTCAGTTGCTCCGTTCACAGGGTAAGAATATTGTAGAGATCGCGAAGATTTTGGGTAAAGGGAAAAGCACGATACACCGTTGGCTGAAGACGGAAGAAGAATAG
- a CDS encoding helix-turn-helix domain-containing protein gives MNQSENKSNGKKAFLQQLITLDDLDIFKQELINEFKKLLKEHGGKPSKQWLKTEEVKKMLNVSTGTLQTLRINGTLPYTRIGGVIYYDADDIQQMFVSRKFQHAQS, from the coding sequence ATGAACCAATCAGAAAACAAATCAAACGGTAAGAAAGCGTTTCTGCAACAGCTAATCACTCTTGACGATCTCGATATATTCAAGCAGGAACTTATCAATGAATTCAAAAAGTTGCTAAAGGAACATGGCGGCAAGCCATCAAAACAATGGCTCAAAACGGAAGAGGTTAAAAAGATGCTCAACGTTTCGACTGGCACCCTGCAAACCTTGCGGATTAACGGTACGCTGCCTTACACCCGTATCGGTGGCGTAATCTACTACGATGCGGACGACATACAACAAATGTTCGTCAGCCGCAAATTCCAGCACGCCCAATCTTAA
- a CDS encoding TnsA endonuclease N-terminal domain-containing protein — MSNNLEQPITINYVRQNIHRHYTPDFAVLLDNGTCFITEVKHSYNDMLDGRVHEKLEAMIKFCENSGMGLLLTNGRHSVNYLRNYPYRRDVEAVIQNKLDEGNGETISFAEFKKIKDKYNLKTVEFLAMVFKNNWGYYSFPFNLTLKSQYSLFRKKVINRLK; from the coding sequence ATCAGTAATAATCTGGAACAACCAATTACCATCAACTATGTGCGGCAAAATATTCATCGGCATTATACGCCGGATTTCGCTGTTTTGTTAGATAACGGAACTTGCTTCATTACAGAAGTAAAACACAGTTACAATGATATGCTCGACGGAAGGGTACATGAAAAATTGGAAGCAATGATTAAGTTCTGCGAAAATTCTGGCATGGGATTACTTCTAACAAATGGCCGACATTCGGTAAACTACTTAAGGAATTATCCATATAGGCGCGATGTAGAAGCCGTTATTCAGAACAAATTAGATGAAGGTAATGGGGAAACTATTTCCTTCGCAGAATTTAAGAAGATAAAAGACAAATACAATTTAAAAACTGTTGAATTTTTAGCGATGGTATTCAAAAACAACTGGGGCTATTATTCTTTTCCTTTTAACCTTACTCTTAAAAGCCAATATTCATTGTTCCGTAAAAAGGTTATCAACCGGCTTAAGTAA
- a CDS encoding IS4 family transposase, with the protein MNSGKYVFAQLLHFVDRYEFEKYVSKYNGDFRTRDFDCWNQFIQLFFGQLTSRNSLRDICVCLKAHKNKLYHLGIRKYVNQSTLSRANENRDCQIFADFGNYLIGKVRPLYVNEPVANVDIANEVFALDSTTVSLSLKLFSWAPGKYSRGAIKIHTLLDLRGNIPAFILITDGKYHDSNALDTIVPVSGAIYVMDKAYVDFIALYNIHNSGASFVTRAKDTMDYTVIESNFNIDPRSGLRGDKTILLNGYRSKKLYPEQLRLVEYYDDEKGAELIFLTNNFEVSALEVARLYRNRWQIETFFKWIKQNLTIKSLWGQSENAVNTHIWVAICTYLIVACVKHKLKSTLSIYEIMQILGISAFDKTLLKELLTEDQIIQNVKEQSNLFSKT; encoded by the coding sequence ATGAATTCAGGGAAATACGTTTTTGCGCAACTTTTGCACTTTGTTGACCGGTATGAGTTTGAGAAATATGTTTCAAAGTATAACGGCGATTTCAGGACAAGGGACTTCGACTGTTGGAACCAGTTTATTCAGCTGTTCTTTGGGCAGTTAACCTCCCGTAACTCTCTTCGGGATATTTGTGTTTGCTTAAAAGCCCATAAAAACAAATTGTACCATCTCGGTATCCGGAAATACGTAAACCAGTCTACTTTATCCCGTGCAAACGAAAACAGGGATTGCCAGATATTCGCGGATTTCGGTAATTACCTGATCGGAAAGGTTAGGCCGCTCTATGTCAATGAACCGGTTGCTAATGTGGATATTGCCAATGAAGTGTTTGCTTTAGACTCTACAACGGTTTCCCTGAGCCTGAAGCTGTTTAGTTGGGCTCCCGGAAAATATTCGCGCGGTGCTATTAAAATACATACGCTTTTAGACTTAAGGGGGAATATACCCGCTTTTATCCTGATCACCGACGGTAAATACCACGACAGCAATGCCCTTGACACAATAGTTCCGGTTTCAGGGGCCATATATGTTATGGATAAAGCCTATGTCGATTTTATTGCATTATATAATATACACAACAGCGGCGCGTCATTTGTTACACGGGCAAAAGACACCATGGATTACACTGTCATTGAGAGCAACTTCAACATTGACCCACGATCCGGTCTCAGAGGGGACAAGACCATCCTGTTGAATGGATACAGGTCTAAGAAACTTTATCCCGAGCAACTAAGGCTGGTGGAATACTATGACGATGAAAAAGGTGCTGAACTGATATTCTTGACTAATAACTTCGAGGTTTCTGCCCTGGAAGTTGCAAGGCTGTACCGCAACAGATGGCAAATAGAGACTTTTTTTAAATGGATCAAACAGAATTTGACCATTAAATCTCTCTGGGGGCAATCGGAAAATGCGGTAAATACTCACATTTGGGTCGCAATCTGCACTTACTTGATCGTTGCTTGCGTAAAGCATAAGTTGAAAAGCACCCTTTCCATTTACGAAATAATGCAGATTCTTGGGATCTCAGCTTTCGATAAAACTCTTTTGAAGGAGTTATTAACAGAAGATCAAATCATTCAAAATGTCAAAGAACAATCAAACTTGTTTAGTAAAACTTAA
- a CDS encoding SDR family oxidoreductase has protein sequence MILVTGATGHFGKSTIDFLLKKGISSTNIVALVRDEAKAGDLKAKGIIIITGDYHNYDSLTKAFQGIDKLLLVSSSDVVDRTGQHRNVVSAAKEAGVKHILYTSTERKNETASSPIHFVTGSHIETEDMIKASGIPYTIFRNNLYLDMVPIFFGQQVLEKGVFLPTGETRAAFATRDDMAEATANVLIGTGHENKEYAISNTENVSIPEIVRSLSEVVGEAISYVSPTPELFVETMLKAGVPEQFVGMFAGFSEAIRQGEFETFKTDLESLLGRKPVSAKEFLTGVYAAKK, from the coding sequence ATGATTTTAGTAACAGGCGCAACAGGACATTTTGGAAAATCAACCATTGATTTCCTATTAAAAAAAGGCATTTCTTCAACCAACATTGTTGCATTGGTGAGAGACGAAGCAAAAGCCGGAGATTTAAAAGCAAAAGGGATTATAATAATAACCGGAGATTACCATAATTACGATTCTTTGACCAAAGCATTTCAGGGGATCGATAAACTCTTATTGGTATCAAGTTCTGATGTAGTGGATCGTACCGGGCAACACCGGAATGTGGTATCAGCAGCAAAAGAAGCGGGCGTAAAGCATATTTTATACACCAGTACTGAGCGCAAAAACGAAACGGCGTCTTCGCCTATTCATTTTGTGACCGGTTCGCATATCGAAACGGAAGATATGATCAAAGCAAGCGGCATACCGTATACCATTTTCAGGAACAACCTGTACCTTGATATGGTACCCATTTTTTTCGGTCAGCAGGTGTTAGAAAAAGGCGTGTTTTTACCAACAGGTGAAACCAGGGCTGCATTTGCAACGCGGGACGATATGGCTGAAGCTACCGCCAATGTATTAATAGGTACCGGGCACGAAAACAAAGAATATGCCATCAGCAATACAGAAAATGTATCTATCCCGGAAATTGTAAGGAGCTTGAGTGAAGTTGTAGGTGAAGCAATTAGCTATGTTAGCCCCACACCGGAATTGTTTGTTGAAACGATGCTTAAGGCTGGCGTGCCTGAACAATTTGTGGGAATGTTTGCCGGTTTTTCGGAAGCGATCAGGCAGGGTGAATTTGAGACATTCAAAACTGACCTGGAATCGCTCTTAGGAAGAAAACCAGTTTCAGCAAAGGAATTTTTGACAGGGGTTTACGCTGCTAAAAAATAA
- a CDS encoding Crp/Fnr family transcriptional regulator, whose protein sequence is MFIATTVKEILKDTTMINNLLNSIQKVITLSPAEVDTVKTLFKEKSYKKGDFFLEEGRICKHAGFVAKGLMRFYINKDGEEKTYDFSQENEFVCNYESFLPQVPSSKNIQALEDSIVFVISHADLQLFYASVEGGERFGRIAIESVFVKMLQDISALYAETPELRYERFLKNHADLQQRISQYHIASFVGVKPQSLSRIRKRIFTQF, encoded by the coding sequence TTGTTCATTGCTACCACCGTAAAGGAAATATTAAAGGATACCACAATGATAAACAACTTATTGAACAGTATACAAAAGGTGATTACGCTAAGCCCGGCAGAGGTCGATACTGTGAAAACTTTATTTAAGGAAAAGAGCTACAAAAAGGGCGACTTTTTTTTAGAAGAAGGACGGATCTGTAAACATGCAGGGTTTGTGGCGAAAGGATTAATGCGATTCTATATTAACAAGGATGGCGAGGAAAAAACCTATGACTTCTCCCAGGAAAACGAATTTGTCTGTAACTATGAAAGCTTTCTTCCCCAGGTTCCTTCGTCAAAAAACATCCAGGCGTTAGAGGACAGTATCGTTTTTGTCATTTCTCATGCTGACCTGCAACTATTTTATGCCAGTGTAGAAGGCGGGGAACGTTTTGGCAGGATAGCGATTGAATCGGTATTCGTGAAAATGCTTCAGGACATCAGTGCTTTATATGCGGAAACGCCGGAATTGCGTTACGAACGATTCTTAAAAAACCATGCAGATTTGCAGCAAAGGATCTCCCAGTACCATATTGCTTCTTTTGTCGGCGTAAAACCACAATCACTAAGCCGTATCCGTAAAAGAATTTTCACCCAGTTCTGA
- a CDS encoding FMN-dependent NADH-azoreductase, which translates to MKRILHLISSPRGADSFSIKLANAIILKLVEQYPGSIVEVVDLAQSNIPHLNTAHISAFFTPDEHLTAEDQDAITYSEAAISQLLAADIIVIGAPTYNFFIPSSLKAWIDHIARAGKTFRYTELGPEGLVKGKKIYVADASGSVFSEGVWQPYDFISPYLKVMLGFLGMTDITIVRVEGVGIPGLKEHALDKAIASIVL; encoded by the coding sequence ATGAAACGTATTCTTCATTTAATCTCAAGTCCGCGGGGGGCAGATTCATTCAGTATTAAACTGGCCAATGCTATTATCCTTAAACTCGTGGAACAATATCCAGGCAGCATCGTCGAAGTAGTCGACCTTGCGCAAAGTAATATTCCACATTTGAACACAGCCCATATCAGCGCCTTCTTTACACCGGATGAACACTTAACCGCTGAAGATCAGGATGCCATAACTTATTCAGAGGCTGCAATCAGTCAGCTATTGGCTGCGGACATCATTGTTATCGGCGCACCGACATACAATTTTTTCATTCCATCGTCGCTTAAAGCTTGGATCGACCATATTGCAAGGGCGGGAAAAACATTCCGTTATACGGAGCTGGGCCCTGAAGGATTGGTAAAAGGAAAAAAAATATATGTTGCAGACGCGTCCGGTTCAGTATTCTCAGAAGGAGTTTGGCAACCCTATGATTTTATTAGCCCTTACCTTAAAGTAATGCTGGGTTTTTTAGGAATGACCGATATCACAATCGTTCGTGTAGAAGGTGTTGGCATCCCCGGCCTGAAGGAACATGCACTAGATAAGGCAATAGCAAGTATTGTTCTTTAA
- a CDS encoding winged helix-turn-helix transcriptional regulator, which produces MNTNENDNPGEATCAAYSMAVRDTMDMLSGKWKIQIIGTLCFGKKRFMELLASVGGIAAKMLSKELQELELNGMVKRSVLHTKPITVEYELTAYGHTLKPVIDVIVSWGIQHRQRVIKEMSAKKTSI; this is translated from the coding sequence ATGAACACAAATGAAAATGACAATCCTGGCGAGGCGACTTGTGCAGCGTACAGTATGGCGGTACGCGACACAATGGACATGCTGAGCGGGAAATGGAAGATACAGATCATCGGCACACTTTGCTTTGGCAAAAAGCGTTTTATGGAACTCCTCGCAAGCGTGGGAGGAATTGCAGCAAAAATGCTATCCAAAGAGTTGCAGGAACTTGAGCTAAATGGAATGGTAAAACGCTCTGTGCTCCATACAAAGCCGATTACCGTTGAATATGAACTTACAGCATACGGGCACACACTCAAGCCAGTTATCGATGTGATCGTATCCTGGGGAATACAGCATAGGCAGCGGGTGATTAAGGAAATGAGTGCTAAGAAGACTTCAATTTAA